One stretch of Nicotiana tabacum cultivar K326 chromosome 18, ASM71507v2, whole genome shotgun sequence DNA includes these proteins:
- the LOC107788165 gene encoding putative clathrin assembly protein At4g32285 — MAPSIRKAIGAVKDQTSISLAKVAGNVAPDLEVLVVKATTHDNEPADEKYIREILHLTSHSRGYVSAFVFAVSKRLSKTHDWVVALKALMLVHRLLTDGDPVLGQEIMYASRRGMRVLNMSDFRDEAHSNSWDHSGFVRTYAFYLDQKLEFTVYDRKLNDVDIKKRFEDGYGMDRGERSYSEFDESAGRGEKNGVTPVREMKPERVLERLNQLLQLLDRFLACRPTGAAKNSRMVLVALYSLVKESFKLYADICEVLQFLLDRFAEMEYADCVKAFDAYVNAAKMIDELVGIYNWCKDVGIARSSEFPEVQIITDKLLGTLEGFLRERANRPRSPEINRAESSLAAEEEKQPDMNEIKALPPPENYIYTPPPSQPGPQQRPDTQRVAEDLVNLKDDGVTADGEGNKMALALFSGPVANGNDSWEAFPSDGEAGQVTSAWQTPAAEIGKADWELALVETASNLSKQKADLAGGFDSLLLNGMYDQGTVRQHVSNTQVTGGSASSVALPGPGNRSKPMLALPAPDGTIQPVGNQDPFAASLSVPPPSYVQMAELERKQQLLTQEQQLWQQYASNGMQGQMGLSKLAGTTSGYYGTPFGMPQNAGMGQPAGYYFTPL, encoded by the coding sequence ATGGCTCCAAGTATTAGGAAGGCAATTGGGGCAGTGAAAGATCAAACTAGTATAAGCCTAGCTAAAGTGGCCGGCAATGTTGCGCCAGACCTCGAAGTATTGGTGGTGAAAGCAACCACTCATGATAATGAGCCAGCAGATGAGAAATATATTAGGGAGATTTTGCACTTGACGTCCCATTCTAGAGGATATGTGAGTGCTTTTGTTTTTGCTGTGTCGAAGAGGTTGAGTAAAACCCACGATTGGGTTGTGGCATTGAAGGCCTTAATGCTTGTGCATAGGCTGTTAACTGATGGAGATCCTGTACTCGGGCAAGAGATCATGTATGCAAGTCGGAGGGGGATGAGGGTCTTGAATATGTCCGATTTTCGTGATGAAGCTCACTCTAACTCATGGGATCATTCTGGATTTGTTAGGACTTACGCCTTTTACTTGGATCAGAAGCTTGAGTTTACCGTCTATGATAGGAAGTTGAATGACGTTGATATCAAAAAGAGGTTTGAAGATGGTTATGGGATGGATAGGGGAGAGAGGTCCTATAGCGAGTTTGATGAGTCCGCTGGAAGGGGAGAGAAAAACGGTGTGACACCGGTCAGAGAAATGAAGCCCGAGCGGGTTTTAGAGAGGTTGAATCAATTGCTTCAGCTTCTTGATAGGTTCTTGGCTTGTAGACCAACCGGGGCAGCAAAAAATAGTAGGATGGTGCTGGTGGCGTTATATTCACTTGTGAAGGAGAGCTTCAAGCTTTATGCTGATATTTGTGAGGTATTACAGTTTTTGTTGGATCGGTTCGCAGAGATGGAGTATGCCGATTGCGTCAAGGCGTTTGATGCTTATGTTAATGCTGCAAAGATGATTGATGAACTTGTGGGGATTTACAATTGGTGCAAGGATGTTGGGATTGCAAGGTCATCCGAGTTCCCGGAGGTGCAAATCATCACTGATAAGCTTTTGGGCACGCTTGAGGGTTTCTTGAGAGAGAGAGCAAATAGGCCAAGGAGCCCCGAGATAAATAGGGCGGAGAGCTCATTAGCAGCTGAAGAGGAGAAACAACCAGATATGAATGAAATTAAAGCTCTTCCACCGCCAGAGAATTACATTTACACCCCTCCTCCTTCTCAACCTGGACCTCAGCAAAGGCCAGATACTCAGCGGGTAGCCGAGGACTTGGTTAATTTGAAGGATGATGGAGTGACAGCTGATGGCGAGGGTAATAAAATGGCGTTAGCTCTGTTTTCTGGGCCGGTAGCCAATGGAAATGACTCGTGGGAAGCATTCCCATCTGATGGTGAGGCCGGACAAGTAACTTCAGCTTGGCAGACACCAGCTGCTGAGATTGGCAAAGCTGATTGGGAGTTGGCATTGGTAGAAACTGCCAGTAATTTGTCAAAGCAAAAGGCTGATTTAGCAGGTGGTTTTGATTCACTTTTATTAAACGGGATGTACGATCAGGGGACTGTGAGGCAGCACGTGAGCAATACTCAGGTAACTGGTGGGAGTGCCAGCAGCGTGGCATTGCCTGGACCAGGCAACAGGTCTAAACCTATGCTCGCGTTGCCTGCCCCTGATGGAACAATCCAACCAGTAGGGAATCAAGATCCATTTGCTGCTTCACTTTCTGTGCCACCTCCTTCATACGTCCAAATGGCGGAATTGGAGAGGAAACAGCAGTTGCTAACGCAGGAACAACAGTTGTGGCAGCAATATGCGAGCAACGGGATGCAAGGCCAGATGGGTTTGTCCAAACTTGCTGGAACTACTTCAGGATACTACGGAACGCCTTTTGGAATGCCACAAAACGCTGGAATGGGACAGCCAGCAGGTTATTACTTTACTCCCCTCTAA